CAGCACCATGATGAACAGGAACCAGGACCGATAGGCCATGCCCGGCAACTGGTCCGTGGCGACGGGTGAACGCGGTTCGCAGTCGGCCATGGATAGTCCTCACCTGTTGGAGTCGGCCTTGCCTGGCCTTACATCGCCGCCGTATCAGCGGTCGGGCGGATCAAGATTTGCGACACGTTCGCGCGTGCAGGCAATGAGGCGATGAAAAGGATCGCTTGCGCGATGTCGTCCGGCTGCATCGCGCTGTCCTTGCCGACATGATGCTCCATCGCCTGGCGCATGGCGGGATCGCTGATGCCGCCCGCCACCTCCGTCGCCGTCGCGCCGGGTTCGACGATGGCGACGCGGATGCCGGCACCGCCCACTTCCTGCCGCAGGCTTTCGGTCAGGCCGGTAAGCCCGAACTTGCTGGTGGAATAGGGGCCAAACAGTCCGGCGGCGCGCCGTCCGGCCGTCGATGAGATATTGATGATATCGCCGCCGCCCTGCACCTTCATCGGCCCGATGGCGGCCTTGCAGGTATAGAGGGTGCCGAGCAAGTTGATGTCGATCACGCGCCGCCATTCATCGAGCGACAGGCTTTCCACCCCGCCCGACTGGATGACGCCCGCGGAATTGACGAGAATATCGATACGACCAAACTGGTCGACGGTATCGGCCACGGCCAGGCTCGCTTCCGCTTCGACGGCCACATCGCCCGGCAAGGCAATCGCCTGCCCTCCCATAGCATGGATGTGATCGACCAGCCTGCCAAGGCGGTCGACACGCCGCGCCGACAGGGCGACCGACGCTCCGGCGGCGGCCAGCGCAAGCGCCGCCGCCTCGCCGATCCCCGACGACGCGCCCGTCACCAGCGCAACCTTGCCCGCAAGACTGCCCGCCATATCCGCTCCTCCTATTCTTGTGCGGCGATGATCGCCCGGCGACGGCTCGCCACACAAGACGGATGGGCAAATATCGCTCAGGCGTCCTCGTCGCTCATCCAGCGGACCAGATGCTGCATCGGGAACATGCCGTCATGCGTGCCGCCCGCGACATGCTTGGCCGCTCCGCCAAGCCGCACCACCCGCTGCGCGCCCGCATTGGCCAGCCGGTCGCGCAGGGCGCGCTTGCGCTCGGGCGGGTAGATACCGATCGTCTGGGTCGCCACATTCACATGACGCACGGCATCCTCCAGCGACGCGACATGCACGACATTGGCGGTCTTGTTGCTGGGGTGGAAGTCGACCGGCTCATTCGTCAGGATGACGAGGCCCCGGCCATCGGGCTTCCCCCAAATCCTGCAGTCGTCCCCCATCAGTTGCAGCATCTCTATCTCGTCGCGGACATCCATCGGGAGCGGCTGCGCCACCGCCGACGCGGTTTCCCGATCCACGCCAAGCCTTTCCTGCAACCGCGCGCAAAAGGCTTCGATCCCCGCACGATCGCCCTCGACGAACAGGAAGCGGCTGGCAAGGCACGCTTCTTGGTTCATCGTCGCGACATCGATCGCCGCCGCTTCCGCCACCTGCCCGATAACCTCCGGCGACATGAAGCCTTCGAGGCCGATCATGGAGATCGACGTCTTGGGATCGAAGGACACCATCTGCAGGCCAGGCCCGATATATTGGATGACGTTGCGAATGGCATCGCCGCCGCCCCAAGCGACGATCTTGTCGAAATATTGGGGGCGGTAGAGCGTTCCTTCGATCCGTGCGTCGCCGCCGCGCCAGTAGACCGCCGACATGGATCGAACGACCGGATGGTTCGGGTCGACATCGGCCATGGTGCGCAGCATGGCGACACAGGTGAAGGGATCGCTCGACGGCATCTTGAAGAGGTTGACCGCCTTCACCAGCGCGCCCTGCGCGATGGAAGAGATACAACCCGTCGGCGAATTGCCCGCCAACATATGCACCATCCGCGTCGGGAAGACGCGCAGCGCCCCGCGATTGCCATGGGCATCGGCGCGCTCCACCCATCCGTCCAGCGCGGCGGGATGCAGGAAACTCGTCTCTATGCTGCTCATCAGGCCATCGCGGGTCAGGAAATGCCGGGCGCGGCGGAAAAGATTTTCGACCACGCGGCGCGGCAACGGATTGACCTTGACCGTATGTTCGAGCGCCTGGGCAAGATAGGGATTGGTCTCGAAATCCATCCGCTGCCCCGCCTCGACCAGGAAATCGACGATCTCCGTGGTCGGCACGTCATAGAGCGGCGGCAGTTCCGAACGCGGCGTCACCAGCGCGTTGAGGTCGATCGCCGGCGTGGCGAAGTCCACGCCCAGGTCGCGCGAGCGATGCCGGACCGCATCGTCCTCGACCAGTCGCCCGCGCACGAAATGATCAACCTTGATGGGTTCGACGGCCGTGTCGCCTTCCAACGGCAGCTTCTTTTCCAGGACGGTCATGCCACACCTCGCACATAGGCATCGACCGTGCCCGCACAGCCGATCTTGTCGTCGCCTTCCATATCCGCGAAGCGGACGATCGTGTCGCTAATCGACGGCCCAGCATTGCCGCAGGCACAGGGCCGGTAATCCAGGGAAACCCTGTCGCCAGTAATGACGCCGCCCCAGCGGCCATCGAGCGACAGGTCGAAGAACGCGGCGCGCCCTTCCACCTCGCCATCGCAACTATGCTCGATCAGCGCATCGCCTTCCTTGTTGAGGATCATCGGCACGATCCAGGGCGGTACATGATAGCGACCGCCGCCCGGACATTTGGGCATACCGCTGTTCAGTTCCTGCATGGAATAATTCTGGAAATGCCGCCCTTCGGGAATATTGAACGTCTCATGCACGAACTGCTGATAATCATCGGGCAGTTGCGCGCGCTTCAATCCCCCTCCGATATAGATGCAGTTGTCCGGGTTGAAATCCTTGGCTGAATAGCCGCGTTCCCGAACTTCTTTTGCGACATGGTAGAGCGCGTTCCACATGCCAGCGATATAGAGCTTGTCGGCGCGATGCTCGATCATCGCGTCCGCCGCCACATGCCCGGCGCGATCCATCGCATCCTGCCGCACGCGCGATGTTTCTTCCAGCTCGGCGATGTCGCCGGGCAATGCCGTCCCTTCCGCGATCGCCTTCCGCAAAACGACCATGCGGGTCAACGACCCGACGGTGATCGGCGGAACCGGATAGTGAAACATCTCCTTGTCGGGATCGCCGAACGCCTCGCGCTGCGCCTGCCCGATAATCTCGTTCCTGGGCACTTTCGCCACCGGCGCGAGGCCCATGATACGACGGTCACGGGCCGGCTGTACTCCCGATCCCCAGGCGAAGACATTGACGGTATCGATCTTCGACCAGTCCATATCCTTTTGTGAGGCGATCAACATCGCCGACTTGCCGGTCGTGCCGCTGGAGCAGGAGACATAGTGGCCCGCGGCCTGGAGCCGATCGATCCAGTCATCCACATCCGTGATATTATCCAGATCAACCTCAGTCACTGGATAGGCCGAGATGGTGTTGAGCCATTGGGTCAACTTGTCCCAGCGTTCCTGCATCAGCCAGACTTCGGGATAGCTTTTATAGGCCGTGTGCGGAAAGAGCAGCTTCACCGCGTCGTCCAACGATCGCACCGCGTCGATGCCCGCCTCCCGCGCCCGGTGGCCCAGCAGGCGGATGCTGTCCTTACGCTCCTGGAAACGCTCGTCGAGGGCCGCGATTTGCACCGCGCGCAACTCTTCATACGGCATGTTGAACCTGTAGTCCAAACTGACGAGTCCGGTCAGGCGATCGGCCTGCACACCCATATCCTGCTCCTTGCCTTGGGATCGTTGGCGCATTAATAGCACCTAATACGTTTCATTATGCATGATTCGCAAAAACCGGCAAGGGCCATAATGATGCTGGTCATGAACAGCTTCTCATCGCAGCGCGCCGGTCGCGCAGGACGCCCCACCCGCGAGCAGGCGCAGGCGCGCCAAGGCGAACTACTCAACGTTGCGCTCGACATGTTCCTCGACAGGGGATTCGAATTGACAACGATGGAGGGCATCGCCGCCGCCGTCGGCATGACCAAGCGGACCATCTATGCGCGCTACCCGGAAAAATCGGCCCTATTTCTGGCGGCCGTGACGCGCGCGATCGAGCGCACGGCAACGGCGCCGGACGACTTACGCGCGGCGGAAAGCACGGACATCGAAACCACCCTGATCGCCGTGGCGCGGCTCCGCATCGCCGATCTTTCGACGCCCGAAGGGGTGCGCCTGCGGCGTATCGTCACAACGGAATCCTATCGGTTCCCCGAATTATTGATGCTGTCCTACGACCGGGGCGCGCGACCGATGGCGGAATATCTAGCCGATCTGCTCCGGCGTCACGATAGCGCCGGGGCGATTTGCGTGGAGCGGCCGGACATGGCAGCCAGTCTGTTCATGACCATGGTGCTCGGCGGGCCGGTGCGGCTGATCGCGTCACCGCAGGCCATGAGTCCGATGGAAGTCGACGAATGGGTGCAAGCCGCGGTGCGCCTGTTCCTGAACGGCGTAAAAACAAGATGATGGACAGGAGGCGAGGATGGGATCGGCCTATTGGGGCGAGCCTGTTCCTGACATTGGGGCGCGGCCCCCACAATATGGAGGTCATACGCCTATGAGCGAGCGCCAGAAGGTGGCCGTAGTCACGGGAGCGAGCGCCGGCATCGGCAAGGAAGCGGCGCGCGCACTGCTGGCCAAGGGATGGAGGGTGATTGGCGTCGGCCGCGATCCGGTGCGCTGTGCGGAAACCGAAAAGACGCTGTCGGCCACACCCGGCACGAACTTTCATATGATCCGGGCGGACATGATGCTGCTGTCGGAAACAGCACGGGTCGCACAGGAAATTGCCGCGCTGGCGCCTGAAATCGACGCGCTGCTCAACAATGCCGGTGGTGTTCATGCCGAGCGGATCATCACGCCGGAGGGGAATGAGGCAACCTTCGTTTCCAACCATCTTACGCCCTTCCTGTTGACGCAAAAACTGATGCCGCAGTTGCAAGCAGCGGCAACACGACAAGGAACGGGCGCCGTCCGAATCGTCGCGACATCATCGACGGGACATGAGCATTGCGACGGGATGCGCTGGAACGACCTGACCTTCACCGACGATTTTGTGGGCGGCGCGGCCTACTGCCACGCGAAACTGGCCAACATCCTCTTCACCCGCGAATTGGCGCGGCGAACGAGCGGCACCGGCATCGTCGCCCACGCCATGCATCCGGGGGTCGTGGCCAGCAATTTCGCGACCCACTGCGATGCACCGATGCGCGCCTATATGGAATCGATCGCCGATAGCGCCCTGTCACCGCGCGAGGCCGCCGACACGCTGGTCTGGCTGGCGAGCACAGAGGAGCCGGGCCGGTCGAGCGGACTGTATTTCCATCAGCGCACCGCCATCATGCCATCGACGGCCGCACAGGATGATGCCGCCGCCGCCCGGCTCTGGACCGTCAGCGAGCAGTTGGTGGCGGGCTACTGAAAACGCGCAATGACCTGGGGCAGGTCGGCCGTGGTGCGGATGCCCGGCGGAGCCTCGCACAGGGCCGCCACGGCATTGACGGCGCGATGCGCGGTCAGGCCCGGCGTGAAGGCGGCATAATCCTCCGGCGCGACGGGAAAGGAAATCGCCACGTCGAGCGGCGTGTCGCCTTCCACCAACATGTGCCAGCCCGAAGGCCTTAGCGCCCAGTCGGTCCGATCAATCTCCCGTCCGCAATACCAGTTGGCGCGAAAGCGAAGCGCGGCTCTGCCGCTCCTCAGGCCGGATACCGTGATCCGCTGCGCCGCCACGGTGCCGACGGGAACCGTGCCGGCCGCGATCCCGATATCCCGCGTGGCGATACCAAATTCCCCCATCGCCTCCCATTCGTCGATGGCGACGCCCGTCGCGGCGGCCAATTGTGCGAGCGATCCGGCGAAATCCTGCTTCACATGCGCGATCTGGCCGGGATCGAAGGATTGCGGCGCGCGGCCGAAACCCATGATATCGAACAGCAGCGCCGGTGAATTGCGGCTGGAGAGATCCGCATATTCGTCGATCGTCAGGCAATCGAGCCGCCGCGAAAGCGACAAAAGCGGCAGGGGCAACGCCTCCGTCACGAAGCCGGGACTGGAGCCTGTGCTATAGATGGAGCTTTTGCCGGCTCGACAGGCCGTCTCGATCCGGTCGCGCACTGTCGGCGCCATGCTCGGCGGGTGATGAAAATCGCCGCGCGTGGTCACGACATTCTTGCCGGATTCCAGCAGGCGGCACAATTCGTCCAGATCGGTGCCCTGCCGCATATAGAGGACGCAATCGGCCGGCGTATCGATCAAATCGTCGATCGACCGGGTCGCCAAAATGCCGCAGGGCGGCAAGCCTGCGAGCGTGCCCGCATCCTGACCGGCCTTGACATCCGAGCTGACCCATAGGCCGACCAGCTCCAGTTGTGGATGCTCGATCACCGTGCGCAACGCGCGCGCGCCGACATTGCCGGTCGCCCATTGAATGACACGATAGCGCCTGCCGCCGGTCATCACCCTCTCCTTCCGTCTTTTACCGTCAGAATTTCGTGCTGGCCTGCACTCCCCAGGTCGCGGGCGCACTCCAGACATTGCCGACGCCGAAATTATTATACTGGACCTGGGTCCGATATCGGTTGTTGGTCACATTGTCGCCGAAGACGGCGAGCGATATCCGGTCGCTGGGATCGGTCCATTCCGCGCGCAAGGCCAGCACTTCATACCCCTTTTGCGGGAATTGCGTGCCGGAAGGACCAAAGTAGAATTTCGACGTGTAATAGAGGTTGCCGGACAGGGCCAGCGATCCGCCGGCCAAGGCAAGCGTGTAGCGAGCGCCGACATTGCCGGTGAATTCCGGCGTGCGCTGCATCGGCACATCGCGCAACTGCGTCGGGATCACCAGGAAGGAAACTCCCTGTGCCGCGCAGGACGGCAAGGTGCAGCGGGTATAGACAGGCGCATCGACGAAATTGGTATAGCGGCCATGGGTGTAGGCCGCGCCCAGATTGACCTGGAAACGGTCGGTCAGGCGATAGGCCAACTGTCCTTCAAGCCCATATATTTCCGACGAGGCGGCGTTGATGATCTGGGCCGAGGGCGGATTGCCGCGATAGAGCGACACCTGCAGATTCTTGTAATCATAATAATAAGCCGACAGGTCGAAGGAGAGGCGCCGATCGTCGAATTTGAAGCCGACCTCATAGGCGTCGATATCTTCCGGCGCCACGCGGTTCCCCGTATTGCCCCCGACATCGAGGATGCCCGCCTTGTAGCCTTTTGAATAAGAAGCGTAGACGCTGGATTCCTCGCTGGGCTTGAAGCGCAGCACGGCGCGCGGCGTCACCTTGTCCCCCTTGAGCACCGGCACATAAGTGCGCACGCCTGAGAAGGGGACGATATAGTAAGGATCGCGCACTTCGTCATGGCTGTAGCGCGCGCCGACCGTCAGGAAGAGCCTGTCGGCGAGCGTATAGGTCGCATCGGCGAAGGCGGCATAGGAACGGGTGTCCGTACCCGATCCGCCCATCGCGATGCTGGCCAGCGGATCGGCAGCGCTGGGCTGGCCAAGGCGCGTACCCCAATGGTCCCTGTTGCGGAAATAGAAGAGACCCGCTGTCCATTGCAGCCGGCCGCCGGGTTTCGACGTCAGCAACAATTCCTGCGAGAACGTCTTGCTGCTGACTGGAATGTGCAACAGGAAAATCGGCGCGGCCGTATGGTCGAGATCCTCCACGATCAACGAGCGTTCGTCGCGATACTGGGTGTAGGAGGCGAGATCGGCAAAGCCCAGATCCGCCTTCAGGGTCGCCTGGACGACATCATTGTTCGATCGGAACACGGAAGGGCCGGACGTGGCGACCTCGTTCGGATCGGTTGCGTAGAAGCTGGATGGCAAGTTGGTGCCTGCGCCGCCAATATCCTTGCCGACATAGATGTTCGTGTTCATCAACGTCGGATCATTGGTGTCGCTATGCACGTAGCGCAGCAGCAGCGAGACCGCGTCGCTGAAATCGAACTTCAAACCCGTGCGCAGCGACCAGTTGCGATAGCGGCCGTCATTGTCGCTGCCAGTGGTGATGTTGTGGACGAAGCCGTCGCCACGCCGGAACATGGCTTCGACGTCCGCTGACACATTCTCCACCACGCCGAATGTGGCATAGCTCTGGAGGCCGATGGAATCGAACCGGCCATAGCTGACGCGAAACTCGCCATGGGCATCGGATGTGGGTTCGGCCGTGGTCAACAGGATCGCGCCGCCCGTGGTGTTGCGACCGAATAATGTGCCCTGCGGCCCCTTGAGCACCTGCACGCCGCGCAGGCTCATCAACTGAAAGTCGGCCGCCAGCGGATTGGGTGAATAAAAGCCGTCGATATAGATGCCGACATTGGCCCCGCCGCCCGAACTGGCGACGGCCGTCCCGACGCCACGAATGGTGGGCTGCACGAAGGTCGCGGCACTGTCGAACCGCAACGCCGGCGTCACATTGGCGATGTCCGACAGTTGATTGGCGCCCGCGCTGGTCAACTGGTCGCTGTTGATCGAGGTGATGCTGATCGGCACGTCGCGCGACAGTTCCGCGCGGCGCTGGGCAGTGACGACGATCAGATCGGACGCTTGCTCGGCGGCGGCATCGCTGTTTTGTGCGTGGGCTGCCTGCGGCAAGGCAGGCAGCATCAGGGCAAGCGCCAGTCGCGATGCCATGACCTGATATGTATGAACCCTCATAGTCACCTCCCCAGGGCGATGCACTGATTACCCCAGCGCTCACCAGTCATGTAGGATGGTGATATGTGATCCCGCCCCCATTTTCTGGAACCAGCCCGATTCTATCGCCCCCGCGTTACAGCGCCCGTTCAAGGGCCGATATAGCCCAGCCCTTCCTGCCGTGGATCGGGAGAGTCCGACCGCCAGCGCACCGATCCGAATGGCCGCTCCAACCTTCGCCGCACCCGCAATCCGCCCGGACTCCGATTGAAGGATCCTGCCCTGGACTGAACAGCTTTGTCAGCCTGAGTGAAGCGTTCGCGCATGTGAAGATAATCGCCCCAGGTCGGGCATTGATAGCGTTCGGTCCAGAGTGCCGGATCGGCGATGTCGCGCGCAATCGACCAGTTGAACCCGCCGTTGCGCAATCGGGTGCGTTGCACCTCCAGCATCGTTCCGTAGAAATCGCGGGCGCGGGCCGGATCGACATCATAGTCGATTTCTATGATGACCGGACCGGATCGGCGGGTCAGCGCCAACCCGACCTCCGGCTCATTGCCCAGAATGAAAGGTTCGACATCCGTCTCATCCAGCGCAGGCAGCGGGAACAGCCAGCCGATCAGCGGCATCACAGCCATTGCCACCCCCGACAGATACAAGGCCATGTCGACTGACAGGCGCACTGCGACCGCGCCCCATAGAGCCGCGCCGATCGCTATACCGCCCGTCAGCGCCGAGGAAAAAAGCGACAGCGCCCGGGCAGTCACCCAACGCGGCGCCGAAAGCTGCACAGATACGTTGAAAAGCGCGATG
The window above is part of the Sphingobium sp. BYY-5 genome. Proteins encoded here:
- a CDS encoding SDR family NAD(P)-dependent oxidoreductase, whose amino-acid sequence is MAGSLAGKVALVTGASSGIGEAAALALAAAGASVALSARRVDRLGRLVDHIHAMGGQAIALPGDVAVEAEASLAVADTVDQFGRIDILVNSAGVIQSGGVESLSLDEWRRVIDINLLGTLYTCKAAIGPMKVQGGGDIINISSTAGRRAAGLFGPYSTSKFGLTGLTESLRQEVGGAGIRVAIVEPGATATEVAGGISDPAMRQAMEHHVGKDSAMQPDDIAQAILFIASLPARANVSQILIRPTADTAAM
- a CDS encoding acyl-CoA reductase, whose translation is MTVLEKKLPLEGDTAVEPIKVDHFVRGRLVEDDAVRHRSRDLGVDFATPAIDLNALVTPRSELPPLYDVPTTEIVDFLVEAGQRMDFETNPYLAQALEHTVKVNPLPRRVVENLFRRARHFLTRDGLMSSIETSFLHPAALDGWVERADAHGNRGALRVFPTRMVHMLAGNSPTGCISSIAQGALVKAVNLFKMPSSDPFTCVAMLRTMADVDPNHPVVRSMSAVYWRGGDARIEGTLYRPQYFDKIVAWGGGDAIRNVIQYIGPGLQMVSFDPKTSISMIGLEGFMSPEVIGQVAEAAAIDVATMNQEACLASRFLFVEGDRAGIEAFCARLQERLGVDRETASAVAQPLPMDVRDEIEMLQLMGDDCRIWGKPDGRGLVILTNEPVDFHPSNKTANVVHVASLEDAVRHVNVATQTIGIYPPERKRALRDRLANAGAQRVVRLGGAAKHVAGGTHDGMFPMQHLVRWMSDEDA
- a CDS encoding TetR/AcrR family transcriptional regulator; amino-acid sequence: MNSFSSQRAGRAGRPTREQAQARQGELLNVALDMFLDRGFELTTMEGIAAAVGMTKRTIYARYPEKSALFLAAVTRAIERTATAPDDLRAAESTDIETTLIAVARLRIADLSTPEGVRLRRIVTTESYRFPELLMLSYDRGARPMAEYLADLLRRHDSAGAICVERPDMAASLFMTMVLGGPVRLIASPQAMSPMEVDEWVQAAVRLFLNGVKTR
- a CDS encoding SDR family NAD(P)-dependent oxidoreductase — encoded protein: MSERQKVAVVTGASAGIGKEAARALLAKGWRVIGVGRDPVRCAETEKTLSATPGTNFHMIRADMMLLSETARVAQEIAALAPEIDALLNNAGGVHAERIITPEGNEATFVSNHLTPFLLTQKLMPQLQAAATRQGTGAVRIVATSSTGHEHCDGMRWNDLTFTDDFVGGAAYCHAKLANILFTRELARRTSGTGIVAHAMHPGVVASNFATHCDAPMRAYMESIADSALSPREAADTLVWLASTEEPGRSSGLYFHQRTAIMPSTAAQDDAAAARLWTVSEQLVAGY
- a CDS encoding dihydrodipicolinate reductase encodes the protein MTGGRRYRVIQWATGNVGARALRTVIEHPQLELVGLWVSSDVKAGQDAGTLAGLPPCGILATRSIDDLIDTPADCVLYMRQGTDLDELCRLLESGKNVVTTRGDFHHPPSMAPTVRDRIETACRAGKSSIYSTGSSPGFVTEALPLPLLSLSRRLDCLTIDEYADLSSRNSPALLFDIMGFGRAPQSFDPGQIAHVKQDFAGSLAQLAAATGVAIDEWEAMGEFGIATRDIGIAAGTVPVGTVAAQRITVSGLRSGRAALRFRANWYCGREIDRTDWALRPSGWHMLVEGDTPLDVAISFPVAPEDYAAFTPGLTAHRAVNAVAALCEAPPGIRTTADLPQVIARFQ
- a CDS encoding TonB-dependent receptor; protein product: MRVHTYQVMASRLALALMLPALPQAAHAQNSDAAAEQASDLIVVTAQRRAELSRDVPISITSINSDQLTSAGANQLSDIANVTPALRFDSAATFVQPTIRGVGTAVASSGGGANVGIYIDGFYSPNPLAADFQLMSLRGVQVLKGPQGTLFGRNTTGGAILLTTAEPTSDAHGEFRVSYGRFDSIGLQSYATFGVVENVSADVEAMFRRGDGFVHNITTGSDNDGRYRNWSLRTGLKFDFSDAVSLLLRYVHSDTNDPTLMNTNIYVGKDIGGAGTNLPSSFYATDPNEVATSGPSVFRSNNDVVQATLKADLGFADLASYTQYRDERSLIVEDLDHTAAPIFLLHIPVSSKTFSQELLLTSKPGGRLQWTAGLFYFRNRDHWGTRLGQPSAADPLASIAMGGSGTDTRSYAAFADATYTLADRLFLTVGARYSHDEVRDPYYIVPFSGVRTYVPVLKGDKVTPRAVLRFKPSEESSVYASYSKGYKAGILDVGGNTGNRVAPEDIDAYEVGFKFDDRRLSFDLSAYYYDYKNLQVSLYRGNPPSAQIINAASSEIYGLEGQLAYRLTDRFQVNLGAAYTHGRYTNFVDAPVYTRCTLPSCAAQGVSFLVIPTQLRDVPMQRTPEFTGNVGARYTLALAGGSLALSGNLYYTSKFYFGPSGTQFPQKGYEVLALRAEWTDPSDRISLAVFGDNVTNNRYRTQVQYNNFGVGNVWSAPATWGVQASTKF